The stretch of DNA GATGCAGCAACGAGTGCAAGAGTAGCCATATAATGTGCATGGCGGTCACGCTGAAGAGTCTGTGTTGAAACCGGTGCTGGTTTCGTACCCAGCTTTTCGCAAACATATTGCTCAACGAACGGATCGATGTTTGCGTATGTGCCGACTGCACCAGAGATTTTTCCGTACTGAACGCCGTCAGCTGCGTCGTTAAAGCGCTCAAGGTTACGTTTCATTTCTTCATACCAAAGGGCCATCTTCAAGCCAAAAGTTGTCGGTTCTGCATGAACACCGTGTGTACGGCCCATCATTACCGTATGTTTATGTTCAATCGCTTTGTCGCGAAGGATGTCGATAAAGTTCTCAATGTCTTTACGCAAAATGTCGTTCGCCTGCTTTAATAGATAAGAAAGGGCTGTGTCGACTACATCTGTTGACGTTAATCCGTAATGCACCCATTTGCGTTCTTCTCCAAGTGTTTCGGATACAGCGCGGGTAAATGCCACTACGTCATGGCGTGTTTCTAGTTCAATTTCGCTAATGCGGTCGATGTCAAAGCTTGCATTTTCACGAAGTTTTTGAACATCTTCTTTCGGGATTTCACCAAGCTCAGACCATGCCTCGCAAGCTAAGATTTCTACTTCAAGCCATGCTTTGAATTTGTTTTCTTCTGTCCAGATGCTGCCCATTTCAGGTCGTGTATAGCGTTCGATCATTAGTTGTCATCCTCCGATTAATCGTCGTTTATTTTGTCCAAATCCGGCTTTCCTGGATTTCGGTTAAGGTTTCATCAATATTGTCCGTCAAA from Domibacillus sp. DTU_2020_1001157_1_SI_ALB_TIR_016 encodes:
- the purB gene encoding adenylosuccinate lyase, which encodes MIERYTRPEMGSIWTEENKFKAWLEVEILACEAWSELGEIPKEDVQKLRENASFDIDRISEIELETRHDVVAFTRAVSETLGEERKWVHYGLTSTDVVDTALSYLLKQANDILRKDIENFIDILRDKAIEHKHTVMMGRTHGVHAEPTTFGLKMALWYEEMKRNLERFNDAADGVQYGKISGAVGTYANIDPFVEQYVCEKLGTKPAPVSTQTLQRDRHAHYMATLALVAASIEKFATEIRGLQKSETREVEEAFAKGQKGSSAMPHKRNPIGSENMVGLARVIRGHMVTAYENVSLWHERDISHSSAERVILPDATIALNYMLNRFGNIVKNLTVFPENMKRNMDRTLGLIYSQRILLALIDKGMAREAAYDTVQPRAMEAWDKQVQFRSLVEADETITSKLTPEEIADCFDYNYHIKHVDTIFDRIGL